One Vanessa atalanta chromosome 20, ilVanAtal1.2, whole genome shotgun sequence genomic window carries:
- the LOC125071735 gene encoding jmjC domain-containing histone demethylation protein 1 isoform X1: MSETLPNNKKQVPRQLRERKQRKLYSDEWALGDDEAEGGRGFSLADKLESPRFEHTGAVVEMHGTDLTVSYLQKNGFTTPLLFKEKIGLGLRVPTSNFTVNDVRMCVGSRRLLDVMDVNTQKNIEMTMKDWQRYYDDANKERLLNVISLEFSHTRLENYVQAPRIVRLIDWVDTVWPRHLKDQQTESTNALDDMMYPKVQKYCLMSVKGCYTDFHIDFGGTSVWYHILRGAKVFWLIPPTEKNLQLYEKWVLSGKQSDVFFGDTVEKCIRVHLQAGYTFFIPTGWIHAVYTPSDSLVFGGNFLHQFGIEKQLKIAQVEDVTKVPQKFRYPFFTEMLWYVLDRYVSALLGRSHLAAEGHVLPAPPPTPKDHVHLTQNELHGLKAIVVYLHQLPAARKSVPELLTDPIALVRDVRTLVEQHRHDKQNLAVTGVPVLKGPDESVTGERRQSSGRGGRGGHRGGPARPRPDHANSAPRRRRTRCKKCEACQRTDCGDCVFCHDMVKFGGLGRAKQTCIMRQCLQPMLPVTASCAVCHLDGWMQTPVAPQAKGNSGRNGPSSLRECSVCYSIVHPACVPPGGQINEDLPNSWECPTCTTMGLNHDYKPRHFRARQKSSDLRRMSVGSDACQLSQYNNKNKLPAPPPLITVKSEVGSDTESKPEGVDIIKTEDEIKNEEERNAEGGTVGEGEREGEWEPVAKKRRPSDEDEAPKKQALRAHLALQLTHHSAKALKKPLYPVRPAPLQFTSSSGSPWLDREAMLCVFAKLTPHELATCALVCKAWAEYSMDPSLWRSMSFVQVRVSAAQLAGIARRQPLSLGLEWCHLARRQLAWLLARLPALRSLSLAGSPAEAALALRSSSCPPLTALDLSFARCLDDAKLRGILAPPENSRPGGGARSGTEPSRLAALAVLRLPGTDITDVAMLYIVQALPKLCELDASSCARLTDAGAAQLAHHGLQRLSLAGCRLLTEAALDHLARCPNLVRLDLRHVPLVSTQAVIKFAAKSKHNLHVKDVKLVELRNT, from the exons cgtGAACGTAAGCAGCGGAAACTCTACTCAGATGAATGGGCTCTCGGTGACGATGAAGCAGAGGGTGGTCGAGGATTTTCTCTGGCCGACAAGCTGGAGAGTCCGCGGTTTGAACACACTGGTGCCGTTGTTGAGATGCATGGCACAGACCTCACAGTGTCTTACCTACAAAAAAATGGTTTTACTACTCCATTGCTGTTTAAGGAGAAAATTGGACTGGGGCTAag GGTACCGACCAGCAACTTCACGGTGAACGATGTGCGCATGTGCGTCGGCTCTCGGCGCCTTCTCGACGTTATGGATGTAAACACACAGAAAAACATTGAGATGACTATGAAG gaTTGGCAACGATACTACGATGACGCCAACAAAGAGAGGCTGCTGAACGTGATCTCGCTGGAGTTCTCCCACACTCGCCTCGAGAATTACGTGCAGGCGCCTCGCATCGTGCGTCTGATCGACTGGGTGGACACTGTTTGGCCTCGTCACTTAAAAGACCAACAG ACTGAATCTACCAATGCTCTAGACGACATGATGTATCCGAAGGTGCAGAAGTATTGTCTAATGTCAGTAAAGGGTTGCTACACTGATTTCCATATTGACTTTGGTGGCACATCAGTTTGGTACCACATTCTAAGAG gtGCAAAAGTTTTCTGGCTCATTCCGCCGACTGAAAAGAATCTTCAACTGTATGAAAAATGGGTTCTCTCTGGCAAACAATCTGACGTGTTCTTTGGAGATACAGTTGAAAAATGCATTAGAGTtcat CTGCAAGCCGGTTACACATTTTTCATCCCAACCGGTTGGATTCACGCTGTGTACACACCGAGCGACTCGCTCGTCTTTGGCGGTAACTTCCTACACCAATTTGGGATAGAGAAGCAACTCAAAATTGCTCAAGTTGAAGACGTTACTAAG GTGCCTCAAAAGTTCCGGTACCCCTTCTTCACGGAGATGCTGTGGTACGTGCTGGACCGCTACGTGAGCGCGCTGCTGGGCCGCTCGCACCTCGCGGCCGAGGGGCACGTGctgcccgcgccgccgcccacGCCCAAGGACCACGTGCACCTCACGCAGAACGAACTGCACGGCCTCAAG GCGATAGTTGTGTATCTTCACCAGCTGCCCGCAGCTCGTAAGTCAGTGCCGGAACTACTTACGGATCCGATTGCGCTCGTTCGCGATGTACGGACGCTGGTGGAACAGCACAGGCATGACAAACAAAACTTGGCGGTCACCGGTGTGCCCGTGCTGAAAG GGCCGGACGAGTCAGTCACAGGCGAGCGGCGACAGTCgagcgggcgcggcgggcgcggcggccaCCGCGGCGGGCCGGCCCGGCCGCGCCCCGACCACGCCAACAGCGCGCCCCGGCGCAGGCGCACGAG aTGCAAGAAGTGTGAAGCGTGTCAGCGCACGGACTGCGGCGACTGTGTGTTCTGTCACGACATGGTCAAGTTCGGTGGACTCGGTCGTGCCAAACAGACATGCATCATGCGTCAGTGTCTGCAG ccCATGTTGCCCGTTACTGCATCTTGTGCAGTTTGTCATCTTGATGGCTGGATGCAGACACCCGTCGCGCCACAGGCTAAGGGTAACTCGG GTCGGAACGGTCCTTCATCGCTCCGTGAGTGTTCAGTATGCTACAGTATCGTGCACCCAGCTTGCGTGCCTCCCGGTGGACAGATCAACGAGGATTTACCGAATTCATGGGAATGCCCAACATGTACAACAATGGGCCTTAACCACGACTATAAG CCGCGGCACTTCCGTGCGCGTCAGAAGTCGTCAGACCTGCGTCGGATGAGCGTGGGTTCGGATGCGTGTCAATTGAGCCAATACAACAACAAA AATAAGTTACCGGCGCCTCCACCGTTAATCACTGTTAAGTCAGAAGTTGGTTCAGACACTGAGAGCAAACCTGAAGGTGTTGATATCATAAAGACAGAAGATG aaataaaaaatgaggaGGAACGGAATGCTGAAGGTGGTACCGTTGGAGAGGGAGAACGCGAGGGCGAGTGGGAGCCAGTCGCTAAGAAAAGGAGACCCAGCGACGAGGATGAAGCGCCCAAGAAACAAGCTCTGCGGGCACACCTTGCGCTGCAACTCACACATCACTCAGCTAAG GCGTTAAAGAAGCCTTTATATCCAGTTCGACCAGCTCCGTTGCAGTTTACATCCTCAAGCGGCTCGCCGTGGCTAGATCGCGAAGCAATGTTGTGTGTGTTTGCTAAATTGACGCCCCACGAGCTTGCCACTTGCGCGCTTGTTTGCAAAGCATGGGCTGAGTACTCG ATGGATCCGTCGTTATGGCGCAGTATGTCGTTCGTGCAAGTGCGCGTGTCGGCTGCGCAGCTGGCGGGCATCGCGCGTCGGCAGCCTCTCAGTCTGGGCCTTGAATGGTGTCATCTAGCAAGGCGGCAACTAGCTtg GTTACTCGCGCGTCTTCCAGCGCTTCGATCTCTATCCCTAGCGGGTTCACCAGCTGAAGCTGCACTGGCACTTCGATCAAGTTCATGTCCGCCACTCACAGCATTGGACTTGTCTTTCGCGAGATGCTTAGATGATGCCAAATTGCGGGGAATCCTCGCTCCTCCAGAGAATTCGAGACCCGGTGGTGGAGCTAGATCGGGCACTGAACCATCGAGGCTCGCGGCGTTAGCTGTACTACGTCTTCCTGGAACGGACATCACAGATGTCGCTATGTTATACATAGTTCAG GCTTTACCGAAGCTGTGCGAGCTGGATGCGTCGTCTTGCGCGCGGCTAACGGACGCGGGCGCGGCGCAGCTGGCGCACCACGGCCTGCAGCGCCTGTCGCTCGCCGGCTGCCGGCTGCTCACCGAGGCCGCGCTCGACCACCTCGCTAGGTGTCCCAACCTCGTCAG ATTGGATCTACGACACGTCCCTCTCGTGTCAACGCAAGCAGTAATCAAATTCGCCGCTAAATCAAAACATAACTTACACGTTAAGGATGTCAAGTTAGTGGAGCTCAGGAACACCTGA
- the LOC125071735 gene encoding jmjC domain-containing histone demethylation protein 1 isoform X2 — protein MSETLPNNKKQVPRQLRERKQRKLYSDEWALGDDEAEGGRGFSLADKLESPRFEHTGAVVEMHGTDLTVSYLQKNGFTTPLLFKEKIGLGLRVPTSNFTVNDVRMCVGSRRLLDVMDVNTQKNIEMTMKDWQRYYDDANKERLLNVISLEFSHTRLENYVQAPRIVRLIDWVDTVWPRHLKDQQTESTNALDDMMYPKVQKYCLMSVKGCYTDFHIDFGGTSVWYHILRGAKVFWLIPPTEKNLQLYEKWVLSGKQSDVFFGDTVEKCIRVHLQAGYTFFIPTGWIHAVYTPSDSLVFGGNFLHQFGIEKQLKIAQVEDVTKVPQKFRYPFFTEMLWYVLDRYVSALLGRSHLAAEGHVLPAPPPTPKDHVHLTQNELHGLKAIVVYLHQLPAARKSVPELLTDPIALVRDVRTLVEQHRHDKQNLAVTGVPVLKGPDESVTGERRQSSGRGGRGGHRGGPARPRPDHANSAPRRRRTRCKKCEACQRTDCGDCVFCHDMVKFGGLGRAKQTCIMRQCLQPMLPVTASCAVCHLDGWMQTPVAPQAKGRNGPSSLRECSVCYSIVHPACVPPGGQINEDLPNSWECPTCTTMGLNHDYKPRHFRARQKSSDLRRMSVGSDACQLSQYNNKNKLPAPPPLITVKSEVGSDTESKPEGVDIIKTEDEIKNEEERNAEGGTVGEGEREGEWEPVAKKRRPSDEDEAPKKQALRAHLALQLTHHSAKALKKPLYPVRPAPLQFTSSSGSPWLDREAMLCVFAKLTPHELATCALVCKAWAEYSMDPSLWRSMSFVQVRVSAAQLAGIARRQPLSLGLEWCHLARRQLAWLLARLPALRSLSLAGSPAEAALALRSSSCPPLTALDLSFARCLDDAKLRGILAPPENSRPGGGARSGTEPSRLAALAVLRLPGTDITDVAMLYIVQALPKLCELDASSCARLTDAGAAQLAHHGLQRLSLAGCRLLTEAALDHLARCPNLVRLDLRHVPLVSTQAVIKFAAKSKHNLHVKDVKLVELRNT, from the exons cgtGAACGTAAGCAGCGGAAACTCTACTCAGATGAATGGGCTCTCGGTGACGATGAAGCAGAGGGTGGTCGAGGATTTTCTCTGGCCGACAAGCTGGAGAGTCCGCGGTTTGAACACACTGGTGCCGTTGTTGAGATGCATGGCACAGACCTCACAGTGTCTTACCTACAAAAAAATGGTTTTACTACTCCATTGCTGTTTAAGGAGAAAATTGGACTGGGGCTAag GGTACCGACCAGCAACTTCACGGTGAACGATGTGCGCATGTGCGTCGGCTCTCGGCGCCTTCTCGACGTTATGGATGTAAACACACAGAAAAACATTGAGATGACTATGAAG gaTTGGCAACGATACTACGATGACGCCAACAAAGAGAGGCTGCTGAACGTGATCTCGCTGGAGTTCTCCCACACTCGCCTCGAGAATTACGTGCAGGCGCCTCGCATCGTGCGTCTGATCGACTGGGTGGACACTGTTTGGCCTCGTCACTTAAAAGACCAACAG ACTGAATCTACCAATGCTCTAGACGACATGATGTATCCGAAGGTGCAGAAGTATTGTCTAATGTCAGTAAAGGGTTGCTACACTGATTTCCATATTGACTTTGGTGGCACATCAGTTTGGTACCACATTCTAAGAG gtGCAAAAGTTTTCTGGCTCATTCCGCCGACTGAAAAGAATCTTCAACTGTATGAAAAATGGGTTCTCTCTGGCAAACAATCTGACGTGTTCTTTGGAGATACAGTTGAAAAATGCATTAGAGTtcat CTGCAAGCCGGTTACACATTTTTCATCCCAACCGGTTGGATTCACGCTGTGTACACACCGAGCGACTCGCTCGTCTTTGGCGGTAACTTCCTACACCAATTTGGGATAGAGAAGCAACTCAAAATTGCTCAAGTTGAAGACGTTACTAAG GTGCCTCAAAAGTTCCGGTACCCCTTCTTCACGGAGATGCTGTGGTACGTGCTGGACCGCTACGTGAGCGCGCTGCTGGGCCGCTCGCACCTCGCGGCCGAGGGGCACGTGctgcccgcgccgccgcccacGCCCAAGGACCACGTGCACCTCACGCAGAACGAACTGCACGGCCTCAAG GCGATAGTTGTGTATCTTCACCAGCTGCCCGCAGCTCGTAAGTCAGTGCCGGAACTACTTACGGATCCGATTGCGCTCGTTCGCGATGTACGGACGCTGGTGGAACAGCACAGGCATGACAAACAAAACTTGGCGGTCACCGGTGTGCCCGTGCTGAAAG GGCCGGACGAGTCAGTCACAGGCGAGCGGCGACAGTCgagcgggcgcggcgggcgcggcggccaCCGCGGCGGGCCGGCCCGGCCGCGCCCCGACCACGCCAACAGCGCGCCCCGGCGCAGGCGCACGAG aTGCAAGAAGTGTGAAGCGTGTCAGCGCACGGACTGCGGCGACTGTGTGTTCTGTCACGACATGGTCAAGTTCGGTGGACTCGGTCGTGCCAAACAGACATGCATCATGCGTCAGTGTCTGCAG ccCATGTTGCCCGTTACTGCATCTTGTGCAGTTTGTCATCTTGATGGCTGGATGCAGACACCCGTCGCGCCACAGGCTAAGG GTCGGAACGGTCCTTCATCGCTCCGTGAGTGTTCAGTATGCTACAGTATCGTGCACCCAGCTTGCGTGCCTCCCGGTGGACAGATCAACGAGGATTTACCGAATTCATGGGAATGCCCAACATGTACAACAATGGGCCTTAACCACGACTATAAG CCGCGGCACTTCCGTGCGCGTCAGAAGTCGTCAGACCTGCGTCGGATGAGCGTGGGTTCGGATGCGTGTCAATTGAGCCAATACAACAACAAA AATAAGTTACCGGCGCCTCCACCGTTAATCACTGTTAAGTCAGAAGTTGGTTCAGACACTGAGAGCAAACCTGAAGGTGTTGATATCATAAAGACAGAAGATG aaataaaaaatgaggaGGAACGGAATGCTGAAGGTGGTACCGTTGGAGAGGGAGAACGCGAGGGCGAGTGGGAGCCAGTCGCTAAGAAAAGGAGACCCAGCGACGAGGATGAAGCGCCCAAGAAACAAGCTCTGCGGGCACACCTTGCGCTGCAACTCACACATCACTCAGCTAAG GCGTTAAAGAAGCCTTTATATCCAGTTCGACCAGCTCCGTTGCAGTTTACATCCTCAAGCGGCTCGCCGTGGCTAGATCGCGAAGCAATGTTGTGTGTGTTTGCTAAATTGACGCCCCACGAGCTTGCCACTTGCGCGCTTGTTTGCAAAGCATGGGCTGAGTACTCG ATGGATCCGTCGTTATGGCGCAGTATGTCGTTCGTGCAAGTGCGCGTGTCGGCTGCGCAGCTGGCGGGCATCGCGCGTCGGCAGCCTCTCAGTCTGGGCCTTGAATGGTGTCATCTAGCAAGGCGGCAACTAGCTtg GTTACTCGCGCGTCTTCCAGCGCTTCGATCTCTATCCCTAGCGGGTTCACCAGCTGAAGCTGCACTGGCACTTCGATCAAGTTCATGTCCGCCACTCACAGCATTGGACTTGTCTTTCGCGAGATGCTTAGATGATGCCAAATTGCGGGGAATCCTCGCTCCTCCAGAGAATTCGAGACCCGGTGGTGGAGCTAGATCGGGCACTGAACCATCGAGGCTCGCGGCGTTAGCTGTACTACGTCTTCCTGGAACGGACATCACAGATGTCGCTATGTTATACATAGTTCAG GCTTTACCGAAGCTGTGCGAGCTGGATGCGTCGTCTTGCGCGCGGCTAACGGACGCGGGCGCGGCGCAGCTGGCGCACCACGGCCTGCAGCGCCTGTCGCTCGCCGGCTGCCGGCTGCTCACCGAGGCCGCGCTCGACCACCTCGCTAGGTGTCCCAACCTCGTCAG ATTGGATCTACGACACGTCCCTCTCGTGTCAACGCAAGCAGTAATCAAATTCGCCGCTAAATCAAAACATAACTTACACGTTAAGGATGTCAAGTTAGTGGAGCTCAGGAACACCTGA